In the Lepisosteus oculatus isolate fLepOcu1 chromosome 6, fLepOcu1.hap2, whole genome shotgun sequence genome, one interval contains:
- the rrs1 gene encoding ribosome biogenesis regulatory protein homolog produces the protein METRKQSLDLSHGLQRASFESETVMASCSVEDVLARAEKEEAEKLKSISVHKELELEFDLGNLLASDKNPPHVREFKQQKKEEFLRSLARGNTQLLINELWKLPTERVEEVIVAKLPDPSTRLPREKPVPKPRAPTKWEEFAKLKGIQKKKKTNLVWDDVHKEWKRRWGYKRANDDTKEWLIEVPATADPNEDQFAKRVKAKKERVAKNELNRLKNIARAQKIKVPGAGLTPASQQSKAELQMAMQVAKTSTASVGKFQDRLPKEKPARNTGKKRKFQPLIGDFSSEKQKQLDMLKIMDGKKPRLDITKAVNKQMREEDVESGSKRRKTPGKKGRKGNFSGKGKGKKGRAGGGGKNRKPRMKQGKR, from the coding sequence ATGGAGACCCGGAAACAGTCGCTTGACCTTTCCCACGGGCTCCAGCGTGCTTCCTTTGAGAGCGAGACCGTCATGGCGTCCTGCAGTGTGGAAGACGTGCTCGCCAGAGCCGAGAAAGAAGAAGCCGAAAAACTCAAAAGCATCTCGGTCCACAAAGAACTCGAACTCGAGTTCGACCTGGGGAACTTGCTTGCATCTGATAAAAATCCTCCCCACGTCCGAGAGTTCAAGCAGCAGAAAAAAGAGGAGTTCCTGCGCTCTCTCGCCCGGGGCAACACGCAGCTGCTCATCAATGAGCTCTGGAAGTTGCCCACAGAGAGGGTCGAGGAGGTGATAGTGGCCAAGCTACCCGACCCTTCCACTCGGCTGCCGAGAGAGAAACCGGTGCCTAAACCCAGGGCGCCGACCAAATGGGAGGAATTCGCCAAGCTGAAGGGGAtccagaagaagaagaaaaccaACCTGGTGTGGGACGACGTACACAAGGAGTGGAAAAGGCGGTGGGGCTACAAGAGAGCTAATGACGACACCAAAGAGTGGCTGATCGAGGTTCCCGCGACCGCCGACCCCAACGAGGACCAGTTCGCCAAGCGCGTAAAGGCCAAGAAGGAGAGGGTGGCCAAAAACGAGCTGAACCGGCTGAAGAACATCGCCCGGGCGCAGAAGATCAAAGTGCCCGGCGCTGGGCTGACGCCCGCCAGCCAGCAGTCGAAAGCGGAGCTGCAGATGGCCATGCAGGTGGCCAAGACATCCACGGCCTCCGTGGGTAAGTTTCAAGACCGTCTACCCAAGGAGAAGCCGGCTAGAAACACGGGGAAGAAAAGGAAGTTTCAGCCCCTCATCGGCGACTTCTCCAGCGAGAAGCAGAAACAGCTGGACATGCTCAAGATCATGGACGGCAAGAAACCCAGGCTGGACATCACCAAAGCCGTCAACAAGCAGATGAGGGAAGAGGATGTGGAGTCGGGGTCCAAGAGGAGGAAAACGCCAGGGAAAAAGGGCCGCAAGGGTAACTTTTCTGGGAAAGGAAAGGGGAAAAAGGGACGCGCTGGAGGCGGAGGCAAGAACAGAAAGCCACGCATGAAGCAAGGGAAGCGATAG
- the adhfe1 gene encoding hydroxyacid-oxoacid transhydrogenase, mitochondrial, which produces MAGRERVVQLLRQLERAACRCPAHSHSYYQASGHTSSGKTTDYAFEMACSNIRYGEGVTREIGMDLLNLGSRNVCLMTDKNLSQLPPLTAVLDSLVKHGVRFKCYDKVRVEPTDASFKEAIDFARKGEFDAYIAVGGGSVIDTCKVANLYDCHPEADFLDFVNAPIGKGKAVTAVLKPLIAVPTTAGTGSETTGVAIFDFESLKAKTGIASRAIKPTLGMVDPLHTLHMPQRVAANSGFDVLCHALESYTALPYSLRSPCPTNPIHRPAYQGSNPISDVWSRHALRIVAKYLKRAVRDPGDLEARSSMHLASVFAGIGFGNAGVHLCHGMSYPIAGHVKTFRAEGYNVDHPLVPHGLSVVLTSPAVFTFTACMCPERHLEAAEILGADVRNAKQGDAGLILSDVLRKILFDLNVDDGLSAVGYTTDDIPALVKGTIPQERVTKLSPRAHTEEDLTDLFEASLKLY; this is translated from the exons ATGGCAGGACGTGAGAGAGTCGTGCAGTTGCTCAGGCAATTGGAAAGGGCTGC GTGCAGATGTCCTGCACATTCTCACAGCTATTATCAAG CTTCAGGGCATACATCAAGTGGAAAAACAACAGACTATGCATTTGAG ATGGCCTGCTCAAACATCAGATATGGAGAAGGGGTTACCAGAGAAATTGGAATG GACCTCCTGAACCTGGGATCTAGGAATGTGTGCTTGATGACGGATAAGAACCTGTCTCAGCTGCCCCCTCTCACAGCTGTCCTGGACTCTCTGGTGAAACATGGGGTTCGTTTCAAGTGTTATGACAAGGTGCGGGTGGAGCCCACAGATGCCAG CTTTAAGGAGGCTATCGATTTTGCACGGAAAGGGGAGTTTGATGCCTATATAGCTGTAGGAGGGGGGTCAGTGATTGACACCTGCAAAGTAGCCAATTTGTATGACTGCCACCCAGAGGCCGATTTCCTTGATTTTGTCAACGCTCCCATTGGGAAGGGAAAGGCAGTCACAGCTGTGCTCAAGCCACTGATCGCAG TGCCAACAACAGCCGGGACGGGAAGTGAAACAACTGGAGTGGCAATATTTGACTTTGAGAGTTTGAAAGCAAAAACtg GTATTGCTAGCAGAGCTATCAAACCGACACTTGGGATGGTGGATCCTTTGCACACTCTTCACATGCCCCAGAGAGTCGCTGCTAACAGTGGCTTTGACGTGCTGTG CCATGCCCTGGAATCGTACACAGCCCTGCCGTACAGCCTGCGTAGCCCCTGTCCCACCAACCCTATCCACAGGCCTGCTTACCAGGGCAGCAACCCCATCAGTGACGTCTGGTCCAGACACGCCCTCCGCATTGTGGCGAAGTACCTGAAACG GGCAGTGAGGGATCCGGGGGACCTGGAGGCCCGGTCCAGCATGCACCTGGCAAGCGTGTTTGCAGGAATAGGGTTTGGAAACGCCGGGGTTCACCTCTG CCACGGAATGTCTTATCCTATTGCCGGACACGTGAAGACTTTCAGAGCAGAAGGCTATAACGTGGACCATCCTTTAGTC CCTCATGGTCTGTCAGTGGTGCTCACTTCGCCTGCAGTTTTCACCTTCACAGCCTGCATGTGTCCCGAACGTCACCTGGAAGCAGCAGAAATACTAG GAGCTGATGTCCGGAATGCCAAGCAGGGAGATGCTGGGCTGATTTTGTCAGATGTCCTGAGGAAGATTTTGTTTGATCTGAATGTTGATGATGGCTTAAGCGCCGTTGGTTACACTACAGATGATATTCCTGCCTTGGTTAAAGGAACTATTCCCCAG GAGAGAGTGACCAAACTGTCTCCCAGAGCCCACACAGAGGAAGACCTGACAGACCTCTTCGAAGCCTCCCTGAAACTGTACTGA
- the si:dkey-97a13.12 gene encoding vexin isoform X1, which translates to MDYIYNSSHGHFEVFTTVFSPKVCRNSRTKPNYGQKERRDEMAAGLNYTPHWPDELELCQGDVIPVLIRDDEMRWFGRQQNGQQGYFPPTCVTKQNYINENSRTDSQLHSDLTWRVSFANTEGYRTGKRRPSIFDKAQPSALVSSSLKLGTAQEPATDGPAHSKGMYPKSQLCRKVGCGLDLGPEASLPLTASISHSSPGLLRRIRLKQKEKEEYQGATNAAFEPD; encoded by the exons ATGGATTACATCTACAACAGCAGCCATGGGCACTTTGAGGTCTTCACCACTGTGTTCTCTCCTAAAG TGTGCAGGAATTCAAGAACCAAACCTAATTACGgacagaaagaaagaagagaCGAG ATGGCAGCAGGGCTCAACTACACTCCCCACTGGCCAGATGAGCTTGAACTCTGTCAGGGTGATGTCATCCCTGTTCTCATCAGGGATGATGAAATGAGGTGGTTTGGGCGCCAGCAGAATGGGCAGCAGGGCTATTTCCCTCCTACTTGTGTAACCAAACAGA ATTATATAAATGAAAATTCCCGTACAGATTCACAGTTGCACAGTGACCTGACTTGGAGAGTTTCCTTCGCCAACACAGAGGGTTACAGAACTGGCAAGAGACGGCCCTCCATATTTGAT AAAGCCCAGCCATCGGCGCTCGTATCAAGCTCATTAAAGCttgggacagcccaggagcCAGCCACAGATGGCCCCGCTCATTCTAAAGG GATGTACCCAAAGTCTCAGCTGTGTAGGAAGGTTGGGTGTGGGCTGGATCTGGGGCCTGAGGCCTCTCTGCCCCTGACAGCAAGCATCTCCCACAGTTCCCCCGGCCTCCTGCGCAGGATTCGCCTGAAGCAGAAGGAAAAGGAGGAGTACCAAGGAGCCACAAATGCCGCTTTCGAACCGGACTGA
- the si:dkey-97a13.12 gene encoding vexin isoform X2 yields MDYIYNSSHGHFEVFTTVFSPKVCRNSRTKPNYGQKERRDEMAAGLNYTPHWPDELELCQGDVIPVLIRDDEMRWFGRQQNGQQGYFPPTCVTKQNSQLHSDLTWRVSFANTEGYRTGKRRPSIFDKAQPSALVSSSLKLGTAQEPATDGPAHSKGMYPKSQLCRKVGCGLDLGPEASLPLTASISHSSPGLLRRIRLKQKEKEEYQGATNAAFEPD; encoded by the exons ATGGATTACATCTACAACAGCAGCCATGGGCACTTTGAGGTCTTCACCACTGTGTTCTCTCCTAAAG TGTGCAGGAATTCAAGAACCAAACCTAATTACGgacagaaagaaagaagagaCGAG ATGGCAGCAGGGCTCAACTACACTCCCCACTGGCCAGATGAGCTTGAACTCTGTCAGGGTGATGTCATCCCTGTTCTCATCAGGGATGATGAAATGAGGTGGTTTGGGCGCCAGCAGAATGGGCAGCAGGGCTATTTCCCTCCTACTTGTGTAACCAAACAGA ATTCACAGTTGCACAGTGACCTGACTTGGAGAGTTTCCTTCGCCAACACAGAGGGTTACAGAACTGGCAAGAGACGGCCCTCCATATTTGAT AAAGCCCAGCCATCGGCGCTCGTATCAAGCTCATTAAAGCttgggacagcccaggagcCAGCCACAGATGGCCCCGCTCATTCTAAAGG GATGTACCCAAAGTCTCAGCTGTGTAGGAAGGTTGGGTGTGGGCTGGATCTGGGGCCTGAGGCCTCTCTGCCCCTGACAGCAAGCATCTCCCACAGTTCCCCCGGCCTCCTGCGCAGGATTCGCCTGAAGCAGAAGGAAAAGGAGGAGTACCAAGGAGCCACAAATGCCGCTTTCGAACCGGACTGA
- the si:dkey-97a13.12 gene encoding vexin isoform X3: MAAGLNYTPHWPDELELCQGDVIPVLIRDDEMRWFGRQQNGQQGYFPPTCVTKQNYINENSRTDSQLHSDLTWRVSFANTEGYRTGKRRPSIFDKAQPSALVSSSLKLGTAQEPATDGPAHSKGMYPKSQLCRKVGCGLDLGPEASLPLTASISHSSPGLLRRIRLKQKEKEEYQGATNAAFEPD; the protein is encoded by the exons ATGGCAGCAGGGCTCAACTACACTCCCCACTGGCCAGATGAGCTTGAACTCTGTCAGGGTGATGTCATCCCTGTTCTCATCAGGGATGATGAAATGAGGTGGTTTGGGCGCCAGCAGAATGGGCAGCAGGGCTATTTCCCTCCTACTTGTGTAACCAAACAGA ATTATATAAATGAAAATTCCCGTACAGATTCACAGTTGCACAGTGACCTGACTTGGAGAGTTTCCTTCGCCAACACAGAGGGTTACAGAACTGGCAAGAGACGGCCCTCCATATTTGAT AAAGCCCAGCCATCGGCGCTCGTATCAAGCTCATTAAAGCttgggacagcccaggagcCAGCCACAGATGGCCCCGCTCATTCTAAAGG GATGTACCCAAAGTCTCAGCTGTGTAGGAAGGTTGGGTGTGGGCTGGATCTGGGGCCTGAGGCCTCTCTGCCCCTGACAGCAAGCATCTCCCACAGTTCCCCCGGCCTCCTGCGCAGGATTCGCCTGAAGCAGAAGGAAAAGGAGGAGTACCAAGGAGCCACAAATGCCGCTTTCGAACCGGACTGA